A segment of the Allosaccharopolyspora coralli genome:
GCGCTGCGAAGCTGCCTCCTTCGTGGGACGACTGCTGCGGAGCTCGGCGCGTGGCCCCGTGCCGACGCCCGAACCACCCGGCATTACGAACTGTGGAGGTCGTCATGGACCGAAGTGTCAAGTACGTCGGCTCGGCGATCGCCTTCGCGGCAGCACTTCTGGTGGGCGGCTGCACCGGCGGAGGCGGCGAAGGTCAACCCGGCCAGGGCGAACCCGGCCAGCAACAGGGCCAGGGCCAGCAGGGACAGGGACAACCGGGACAGGGCCAGCCCGGACAGGGCCAACAGGGCCAGGGTGGCGATCAGGCTTCGCTGGACGCTGCGGCGAAGGCCGAGATGGAAGGCCAGCTCGCGCAGCTCATGCAGCAGAGCCCGATCACCTTCGAGCCGGACACCGCGACGCTCACCCCCCAGGGCGAGCAGACCGTTGCGCAGGTGGCGGAGATGATCACGAACTCGCCCGGTGAACTGCGGTTCGAGGTCACCGGTTTCACCGCGCCCGAGCAGCCCAGCGCCACGGACGTGAACCAACTCGCGCAGGAACGCGCGCAGACCGTGGTGGACCAGCTGGCGGGGGCCGGAGTGCCCGCCGAGCGCCTCCAAGCCACCGGCGGCGGTCCCTCACAGCCCATGGGCGACCCGACCCAGGAACGCCGCGCCGAGATCAGGATCCTCTGACTCCACGCACCGTGAAGCCCTGGGCACCGCGACGGTGTCCAGGGCTTCGCCTGTACCGCGACGCGCCCCACCAAGAGCAACCGCTGTAGATGCGCCCTCGGTGGCATGTCGCCTCACCGAGGGTGTCTCGGTGTCAAGAGTAGGTTCATGAGCATGGACAACGAGGGACCGAGCGGGATATTCGTCTCGCTGCGCTGGCTGCGGACCCGTGCGCCGTCAAGTCCCGGCCCGACGACTGGCACTCCCATGCCGGGGCGCACAACATCGTCACGGTTCTGCGCGGAGCCGCGTCTACTCGGGGGCCATGTCGACGAAGCGGCTGTAGTGCAGCTGGTGCGCGACGGTGATCGTGGAGGTCGGTCCGGCACGATGCTTGGCCAGGATCAGGTCCGCCTCACCCATGCGCGGGTCGTCACGTTCGAACGCGTCCGGCCGGTGAACCAAGATCACCATGTCGGCATCCTGCTCCAGCGAGCCCGACTCGCGAAGGTCGGCCAGCATGGGGCGTTTGTCCGTTCGCTGTTCCGGACCGCGGTTGAGCTGTGAGATCGCCACGACCGGGACCTCGAGCTCCTTGGCGAGCAGCTTGAGCGCGCGGGAGAACT
Coding sequences within it:
- a CDS encoding OmpA family protein; this encodes MDRSVKYVGSAIAFAAALLVGGCTGGGGEGQPGQGEPGQQQGQGQQGQGQPGQGQPGQGQQGQGGDQASLDAAAKAEMEGQLAQLMQQSPITFEPDTATLTPQGEQTVAQVAEMITNSPGELRFEVTGFTAPEQPSATDVNQLAQERAQTVVDQLAGAGVPAERLQATGGGPSQPMGDPTQERRAEIRIL